The nucleotide sequence GTAATTAAATGTACCTCTTGTTGTCCATATTTCATTTGCACTGCAATTTGTTTTGATGTCTGTTTGTCAAATCTCTTAAAAATATCAAGTGTGAGCAACCTTTTTTCAAGAGAAACATCACTGGACATCGGGTAGCCACTAACCTGTAGTCTTGCACAATAAGTCATCATTAAACACACAAGACATAATTCAGTAAAAATCGCATTTATTTCAGCACGACACACTTCAAAATGTGCAGAGTTGAATAGAGAATACTGATCATTAATTCCAAATACTGTCAGCACGTAAACATACTGTCATTCGAGTGATTGTTTCTACATCTCCTTTGCTTAGACTCAGTGTGGTAAGCAGACCTCAAAAGAAGCCTTGAACCACTGACCCTTACACTGCAAGCCAGTCTTCCAAGTGGAAAGGGCACCGTTTGTCTACGCACACAGTATGGCTAGTGCTACAAGAGACAGTGCCAAAGAGTATTCATTCACATTAAATAATCAGGttctctttttttgttttgttcatgACTTAGAGTCAATCTCAATAGAGTCGGGCCCCGAATCCAAAAGTTTGTTTGATGGCTTCAAAGTAGTATCTCTTCCAACCCTCCTTCGTCCTATCCTCTTCTCCAGTAGGGACATCTTTACATTCCAGCTTCAGCTCAGTCTCATTGCCTCGATCCTTCATGTTTAGAGTGATGGTCGCATAGTGCTCTGGAAGAGGGAAATCAGAGTGAGTTGTTGCAAAAACAATATATCCAAGCCATTTATGTTACCATCCATGGTTCCTCAAGTCCAGTCATGGGTCTCCAACAGGgtatgcaggcttttgttcctgcCCAGTTTCAACACACCGGAtccaactaatcatcaagcctgTGATTTGTTTAATCAGGTATGTTAAAATGAAAATGTATTGGTCGCGTCATCAGATTTACAGGTGTTACAgatgcagcaaaatgcttgttactagctcaaAGAGTGCAGTTGAATCTTATTTTTAGAACTAAACCTAGATGGAATCGACAAGCTGTGGTCTAACGGGAACAAATGAGTGATAGTGAGCAGAACAAGCATAGAGgcgggcagagccaagcacgccCTAGCGATATCCTATTGGCGCGTTCCAGTATACAACTGCATATTTCCGTTAAGGAAGTGTACAATAACTCAATTTGCCTTTGCACTCCTAAGCAgcgcatttaaaaaaaaaaaaaaaaaatgtattactttTGCAAACGGTAAAGTGCACAAAACTCTGTCCATAAGATTCTACTTTTAGGAACAGAACTGTATTCATGAGAATTTACAAAATGTcagccaaaatccatctcgttccatcttctcccactgcctgcCAGTGAGCTTGCTATCTCTTCCATACAATATTTGGTTGTGAGCCAAACAAATACACAGACAATCAAAACAAGAAATGTCAGAATGTGTCCAATTAACAAATCCAAAGTAGATATATCACGGGAGCAATGTCAGAATATAAATACAatgcttcagaaagtattcacaccccttgactttttccacattgttattgttgttacgaGATTACAATGGATTTgtcattttttgtcaacgatctaaacaaaatactctgtcaaagtggaGGAAAAATTATACAATTTgtaatactttttaaaaaaaacACTAATTCACTGGATCTTGATTAAATGAGAATTCATCCCCCTGAGTCAAtgtatgttagaatcacctttggcagcgattacagctttaaatcattctgggtaagtctatacgttttgcacatctggattatacaatatttgcacgttattctttaaaaaaaattattcaagcactgtcaagttggttgttgatcattgctagacagccattttcaagtcttgccatagatttttcaAGACAATTTACATCAACTGTAACTAggctactcaggaacattcaatgtcatcttggtaagcaattccagtgtatatttggccttgtgttttagattgtctgctgaaaggtgaacgtatcccagtgtctgttggaaagcagactgaaccaggttttcgcATGTGCTTAGCTTTATTCTGTTTAATTTATCCTTTAAAAAAACTGCCTAGTCTTTGTCGatgacaaacatacccataagagccaccatcatgcttgaaaatgtgttggatttgacccaaacaAAACACTTTCTATTCAGGACCAAGTTCATTCTTTGCCACAATCCctagactacaaatccctgcaagctccttcATGTCATCTCTAGCTggcacctttgctaacaggtagtgtcaatttaaaacttgcacaagacagttaACAAAATTGTCCATTTAACAATTTTTagccaatttattcattactaaATTTAGCTAACAGATGGCTCTGATTCTCTGGATTAACTGTCTCGGAAGGGAGAATAACAATGATCAAGTGTCCTCTCTCCCCGTGGAATTTCAGGAGAATTCTCCTCAGATTTCCTTCGTTAAAGTCCTCAGCAACAATaaatgtggtttccagtttgctcTATGAATGTTATCCTTAGTTCTAGGATGAAACAAAAGCCTGCAAAATCTGTGGGTCCCCAGCAACTAGTTGAGAAAGCagttagtgttgtagagattacCTGTATGAGAAATACCTAAGTGGAGACATGCTGAAATTAAAGTTGATATTGAAAGTTACTGAGGTTAAAAGGAGCACACACAAAATCAAGAGGACAACTGGGCAAGGTGGGGAAACctaccacatggccaggtcttgAACCTCCATTTCATAACAATCTTCTCATCTGGGACCTAAGAAGTGGAAACAAAGACTAGTTAGATTTGGACATTCTTCCACAATGGGTTACGATTGACGGATAACAAACACGATCTCAAGAAGACATGTCCTCACCAGCTCTGTAAACTCTCCGTTGACACTCCCCTCTAGCAGCTGAAACTTCCCTCCTTTTTCTCCATCGACCACAGCTGCAGCATGGGTGAACGCCTGGACCATCTGCATTACCAGAGTGGAGTCAAATCAATGATTCCTACAAGCTGTCAGCCAATTGTGGTCATGATTCAAAAGAGTTATGGGCCACCAATCTAAAAAGTAGGTGGGCATTATCTTACAATAGGCAACATTTGTGAACCGGATGTAATCTACAGAGTTTAAGTCTAGTTCACAGAGGTTGCTCCTCATTCCCAATTGAAAGCAACAGTAAAATCCAACATTGGATATAAGAGTTAATCAAAAATGTTTGCACTGGTGAAATACCACAGGGGGAAAAAAAGGATAAAAATGATATCAAAACCCTTTCTTTAAAAGGCAAACTAGCACATGCACTCTGATATTCTTACTCTACATTAGGAAAAGACTACTTGATCACTCACATTTTGGTTGATGAAGGTTCTGTACAGCTCATCAGGTGAGGTGAGGAAGGTCTCCTTGAGACTAAACTTGCAGGTTGAAATCTTGACCCCTGTGCTGGATGGTGGAGCAGAAGAAGAGGGACCAATCTGGGGACATACAACAGACAAGCATGATCATGAAGTCCCAGTATTTGTACTTTAGGTGAAGCTTACGTAATACTCGATAAGCCTGAATACTAGATATCCAAAACTTGGAAGTTGAGTAAATTAATTTTGGAATGGATTGTGGGGCTTTACATTGTATGAAGGGTGGTGGGGATGAACTTCAGTTACATTTTTTGCAGATGCACAAATGTCTTTATTTTGTTTTGCTAATTGGCCTCTTCTTGAACACAACATGCATGGAACATTCCTTACACTGTTATTGCTAGTTGGGTTTTATATCATTACCCCCTTGATACATTGGATGCGTCCCAATTTTTCTCCGTTCTTCTGTTTGTATTGGATTGATGTAAACATTAGCTGGAAGTTTCCACCATTGTTAAATCCATAACGGAAGAGATTGAGGTTAGAGAATCAAGGCATAAGGTAAGAAGGAAACTGCTACCCACCTGGGTTTTGTCAACTTTAACCTTTGTCTGCGATGGCTTTGGCTTGCTCACCGCCCCATTCGCCGTGGGCAGGATCATGCCCTGAGTGAACTCTGCAATTATCGGAAACGTTCAAATTCAACTCGTATAAAGCTGAACTATCGCCTATAGAAATATGGCTATGAACAGGCAATAGAGTTAAATAGATTTGAATAATGGCCTCACCTGATTTCAGGTGGCCAACATAGCTCCCCAGGGCAGCTCGCACTTTCTTTGCTCCCTCCTTCCTCATGAGTTCGGTGAGAGGTGTATTGGGTTCATCCTTGCAAAGAACCACACTGATCTGTGCCACCCCCCCCAAAAAGAGAGCAAAGACAAAACATATTGTTATGTTAGGTGTGGTCTTGTTCTACCCATTTAAAGGAAAGAAATACACTTAACTCCCTTTGGGCCCACTGATATAGACTAGATGTTGTTGGTGCTCCTATTGGAGAATGGTGTTGGTGCTACAGTTGGAAGTTAGCAGTGATGTTGCCATTACCAATTACTATCATTACAATTTCTTGAATGTTTAATTTTTCTTTCCATCAttgttcatttttattttatttttttatttacttttttgtgATGTCCTTGTATGAAGCCttggtggggtgagagggagggatggatgggggggAAAGGGACTAGGGATGTTGTACTGTTTTCAATGTCTCTGTTCTCATATCTGAAAATTGTTAAATAAAGTAGAAAAGAAACAAATGTAACTTTTTTCAAGAGTAACTAAAATTACAACCAACAGTTAGCAGCTGTCGATTAGCCTGAAAGAGCATGATCCTGAATGGCATTCTGTCATAACCTACATCTAGGTCGTCCATGTCATTTTCATCAGAGAGGTTGGGAACGTCAATGTTCCCTTTGTACTTGATTCCGGTTTTTGATGTTCctgggggagaaagaaagatcaGGAGATGTCATGAAGCCTACTTTGAAGACAGATACTATGACAACCCACCCACATCTCACTGAACCCCTGGGTCTTTGTGTATGGGAGAATAAagttgtcaccaccgataaatctaagataatcgagaatttcaagaagcattttcctacggctggctatgctttccacctggctacacctaccccggccaacagctctgcaccccccacagcaacttgcccaagcacCGCTTCTCctccacccaaatccagatagccgatgttctaaaagagctgcaaaatctggaccccgaCAAATCAGcttggctagacaatctggaccctctctttctaaaattatccacccaAATTGAAAAAAATCGAATCAAATGTTAATTTGttacacacacatggttagcagatgttaatgcgagtgtagcgaaatgcttgtccttctagttctgacaatgcagtagtaaccaacgagcaatctaacctaacaatttcacaacaattgttgccacccctattactagtctgttcaacctctttcgtatcgtccgagatccccaaacattggaaagctgccacggtcatccccctcttcaaaaggggggtACACTGTTTTAGACCcatactgttacagacctatatctatcctaccctaccTTACTAAAGTCTTCGAAAACCAAGTTAACaaatcaccgaccatttcgaatcccaccgtaccttctccactatgcaatctggtttccgagctggtcatgtgtgcacatcagccacgctcaaggtcctaaacgacataaCAGCCATCAAtaaaaagacagtactgtgcagctgtcttcattgacctggccaaggcattcgactctgtgaatcactgcattcttattggcagactcaattgccttggcttctcaaacgactgcctcgtctggttcaccaaccACTTCTCAGATAGAATTccgtgtgtcaaattggagggcctgttgtccagacctctggcagtctatgagggtgccacagggttcaattctcgggtcgaCTCTTTTCTGTATATaccaatgatgttgctcttgctgctggtgattctctgatccatctctatgcagacgacaccattctgtaaacttctggcccttctttgaacacctaactaacctccagacgagcttcaatgccatataactctccttccgtggcctccaactgctcttaacaactcgatatgattggtcatataaaaaccttgggacccaaatgcataaatgcaaataaaactaaatgcatgctcttcaaccgatcgctgcccgcacccacccgcccgactagcatcactactctggacggttctgacttggaatgtgtacaactacaaatacctaagtgtctggtaagactgtaaactctccttccagattgacattaagcatctccaatccaaagttaaatctagaatcggcttcctattttgcaacaaagcctccttcacttatgctgctgctatacataccctcgtaaaactgactatcctaccgatcctcgactttggctatgtcatttacaaaatagcctccaacattctactcagcaaactggatgaggtctatcacagtgtcatccgttttgtcaccaaagccccatatattacccaccactgcaacctgtatgctctctttggttggccctcgcttcatatttgtctccaaacccactggctccaggccatctataagtctttgctaggtaaagccccgccttatctcagcttactggtcaccatagcaacacacacccgtagcacacgctccagcaggtatatttcactggtcatccccaaagccaactcctaccgcctttccttccagttctctgctgccaatgactggatgaattgcaaaaatcacagaagctggagacatatctccctcactaactttaagcattagctgtcagagcagcttaccgatctataaatagcacacccaactacctcatccccatattgttatttattttgcaccccagtatctctacttgcacatctatcactacagtgttaatgctaaattgtaattatttcaccactatggcctatgtattaccttacctccctaatctttctacatttgcacacactgtatatatatttctctATTGTGCTATTGACTATGTTCGttttttccatgtgtaactgttgtttttgtcgtactgctttgctttatcttggccaggtcgcagttgtaaatgagaacttgttctcaactggcctacctgattaaataaaataaataaacgttAGTCTCATCACCATGGAAACGAGTGCTAAGCTGCACTTAGTTTGGCTCAAAACCTTCTGTTTCAATCAAAATGTGGGATACTTTTTGCAGAAAACATCTTACTATATGTTCAACATGAGTTCCATACAGAGTGGTGTGTGAGAGTGTGCTGCACTCACCGGTCCACGTCGCCTTGACATTCCACTCATAGAAGTAGATGAGCTTTCCCTTGCGGTTGTTGATGGACGCCTCGCCGTCCAGCTTCGGGACGTCGGTGACCTCACAGCTCCCCTCGGGGCCCTCCACGCGCAGCCCCAACAGGAGCTCCTTCAGCTTGTCTGTCGACCAGCCTGTCACATCACGCTCCGTCCTGTAGGGACACGCAATGAATTCATATATTCAActtggttgtgttcattagggcacacagtCAGCCAACAAAGCATTCTGTAACAGAAACAAGCATTTGTTACTGGAGAACCCGTATCAGACCGCTCATATTTTGTGCCTTGTGTAATGAACAAGTAAAACTGTGATATGATCATTTAGCTGTCAACATTGGCACAGTGACATGTTCAGTATGTGTGGCCCGTGTGGGTGTCAAACCCACAACCCAGGTGTTGCTGGCACCATGCCAGCAAAGCTCCATTGTAGCAATGTGTGCATAGCCATAGATGGACTCAAAAGAAAGTAATCCATTTCAATAACCTATCCCTAGGCAAGTTAATTTTTCCTTCAGAAATATAGTTCAATTGGGTTTATTTACATAATAAATATACATTACTTTCTGAAGACAATCACACCCctggaccttttccagatgttgttcagctacagcctgaattttaaatggattcaattgacgtgcttttgtcactggcctacacacaataccccataataccccaCAAAGTGGATTAAAAACCAACAACTAATGAATAAATTTTAAaagtattcaatcccttttatGTCAAGCCTAAATCTTGATTAACAGCCACATACTAAAATGCATGGACTCTTGTGTGCAATAAGAGTTTAACATGAGTTTTGAATGACcaactcatctctgtacccaacacatacagataattgtaaggtccctcaggtGAGCAGTACatatcaaacacagattcaaccacaaagaccagggagattctCCAATGCCTCAAAGAAAAGGGGACCTATTGGTATATATAATAGCACGGTGAAGTTAATTACActctggatggtgtatcaatacacagagtcactataaagatacaggcgtccttcctaactcagttgttggagaggaaggaaaccgctcagggatttcaacatgaggccaatggtgactttaaaagagttagagtttaatggctgtgatgggagaaaactgaggatggatcaacaacattgtagttactccacaattacTAACCTAATTTACAGactgaaaaggaagcctgtacagaataaatatATTCCAAAAACAAGCATCCAGTTTGCATCaatgcactaaagtaatactgcaaaaaatgtggcaaagcaattcactttctTTTTGTACTGAATACAAAAAGTGTTCAAATCCAACACATTACGTAGTTTCACTCTCCAttttttcaagcatagtggtgccTGTGTGTTATTGACCGGGGAGCGTCAagataacatttttttaaagcaacGGAACAgagctaagcacaagcaaaatgtggaaaacctgcttcagtctgctttacaccagacactgggagattaattcatctttcagcaggacaataacctaaaacactaggccaaatctacactggagttgcttaccaagaagatggtgaatgttcctgagtggccaagttacagttccGACttaaaatctacttgaaaatctctggcaaaacctgaaaatgtctgtctagcaacaAGCAACAACCACTTTGACAAAGCTTCAAGAATTTTGATTTTTTAAACAAATATGGGCACGTGTTgcgcaatccaggtgtggaaagctcttagagacccagaaaagAGATAGTCGGTATTTGATTTTTCAATAAatctgcaaacatttctaaaaccatgTTTTCCCTTAGttattaaggggtattgtgtgtagatgagtggaAAAATATATTAAATCCATTTTGTATtgaggctgtaacaaaatgtggaataaatcaaggggtatgaatactttctgaatgcactgcattTACAGTCATTTTACTTATTAAGTCAGACTAAATTATCTGAGTAGTAAACTGGGAAACAATGAGTCCAAGACAGTTCACAAAAGAACATACCAGAGGGGCATCATTTACTAGGATCACCTGATTACAGCCAGTGTTGAATACATTGAGTTGACAAATCAAACCACGGGACGCCTTTTCACATATTTATTTGCCAAAAAGGTCCACGGTGGGTCTGTGTAAGCTAATACAAATGTATTGGAGACAGGTTTATGGCAGTGAATGTCATTCATTTACAGCTATAGTATTTCTCAGCTAAGTAACataagtaggcctacagtatcaCAGCGAGGTCaaacaggttgtgtgtgtgtgtgtgtgtgaacatccTGTGTCCACAGCAACACGATTGATTATTCTCTAACCCCAGTGCATGTGGTGTACTATGCCACAGTGGAGGGGGTAAAAaccttcaagttcctcagtgtacatCACTGACGACCTGAAATGGTCCCCTCACACAGAGAGTATGGTGTAGGAGGCTTAAGACATTTGGCTTGGCCTCTatgaccctcacaaacttctacagatgcaccattgagagcatcctgtcggtctGCATCACCGACTGGTACGACAATTGCACTATCTACAaatgcagggctctccagaaggtGGGCCAGCCAGCCCAACACATCATTGGGGGCACACAGCCTGCTCCCCAGGACATTTACAACACCTGGAATAAAAGGCCAAGAAAATGATCAAGGACCTCACCGGACACCACCGaaccacagcctgttcaccccgctaacatctaggagacagtacaggtacatcaaagtctggaggaaaccatacggtgaagcatggtggcggcttcatgctgtgtggatgttgtGCAGCGGCAGGTcctgggagactcgtcaggatcggtgcaaagatgaacggagaaaagtacagagatctttgatgaaaacctggtccagagcgctcagggcctcagactggggcaaaggttcaccttccagcagcaATAATGCTATACAGAGTAATCTACTCACGTTCGCATACGCCGATTCATGGTCCATCTATATCCGGGTTGCATACAGTTTATACCATAGACATTAAAACCAGTAGATAAGAATACTTGGAATGTCGGCGCTATGGAAAACTCCCGATGTCACATGAAGCCGGAAGTATTTATTGAAACAATAACAATATTACACATCAATACAGGGACATTTATGTGAATACAATGAACAAATGGAAGTATTTGAATATGAAGCATGTAATATTCAGAGATGCAAACTGCTGAGGGCCCAAAAAGgtgattttatttttttcaccgaCATGCAAACACGGCGATCCTCTTTTGTTGCTTTAATTTTCTAGTGACTTTTAGTCTGGAATCCCTTCTTGAAATGCAGGTTAACCGTACTAACTAAACAACAAAGAACATGATCAGTCTCGGTGTGTAAAATAACAAGTGGTTAATGTGAACCAAACACCTAGCTAAAAAATTAAGGAACACAATCCatgttatttgttgcctagactttacTGCGAATGACACTCAAATccagagaaagaaaaaaacaatacactAATGTTGCAGTTAGcgatgacagcctttataataaaACGATTGTGACCACACACACGCTAAATATTGCACTAGAATGAAAAACAGGCATTCTATTTATGCTCTATTATTGTGGCCAGTATAGTAGACATGGATTAAGTGCACAATGTTACATGTGTGCAAAAGTAACGTTCAcggagtaaaacatttaataatcCCCCCTCACTCACACTAAAGTGAAACAGTACAGTCAGGTTCAACACAGCAAACGCAATATCTTTGGGTTACACTGCACATTATACACctgttctacaatgtgccagcagCAAAACATGAGACCCTTTGTTGGCATAATTGATCTCTTTCGGGCAGAGTacgtaccgtaattgctggactattaagcgcacctgaatataaaccgcacccactgaattattaaaaaatatgtattttgtacataaatacgcCTCActtgtctataagccgcaggtgcctaccggtacattgaaacaaatgaactttacacagcctttaaacgaaacacggcttgtaacaaaaattaaaacagtagcctaccaagcctcctcctgtgcactgaaaccactgaagtcatctccttcggtgtcagagttgaatagcctcagaattgcttcatccgatgttggatcgttttcattgttgctctcgtcactttcattcggaggcaaataccccgctgagctcatgctgccccttcaacacacagcagtccagcctttggaaacccgttgatgatagtggattttttgacaatgctccacgctgtcaggacccactggcatacttgaccataagttgctcttcgcatgcagcccgttttagtgaaggatttctccccacttgtcatccaagcctcccactgaacaaggagcgccaccttaaatgcacgatttacactgatgtcaagtggctgcaaatactttgggccatctgcttttcttccctctgaagggattgttgtctttttgcactgagtcagttcctcacgctgctgtttacaaagtcttataatcgactcattaaggtcaagctcccatgcagcagctctatttctttttccaacagccagatcgatcgccttcaacttgaaagctgcatcatatgcatttctccgtgtctttgccatgatgagggtgacaaaattactaccgtaatcagaatgatggga is from Oncorhynchus gorbuscha isolate QuinsamMale2020 ecotype Even-year linkage group LG14, OgorEven_v1.0, whole genome shotgun sequence and encodes:
- the LOC123994930 gene encoding activator of 90 kDa heat shock protein ATPase homolog 1-like isoform X2, which produces MRKEGAKKVRAALGSYVGHLKSEFTQGMILPTANGAVSKPKPSQTKVKVDKTQIGPSSSAPPSSTGVKISTCKFSLKETFLTSPDELYRTFINQNMVQAFTHAAAVVDGEKGGKFQLLEGSVNGEFTELVPDEKIVMKWRFKTWPCEHYATITLNMKDRGNETELKLECKDVPTGEEDRTKEGWKRYYFEAIKQTFGFGARLY
- the LOC123994930 gene encoding activator of 90 kDa heat shock protein ATPase homolog 1-like isoform X1; the protein is MAKWGEGDPRWIVEERADATNVNNWHWTERDVTGWSTDKLKELLLGLRVEGPEGSCEVTDVPKLDGEASINNRKGKLIYFYEWNVKATWTGTSKTGIKYKGNIDVPNLSDENDMDDLDISVVLCKDEPNTPLTELMRKEGAKKVRAALGSYVGHLKSEFTQGMILPTANGAVSKPKPSQTKVKVDKTQIGPSSSAPPSSTGVKISTCKFSLKETFLTSPDELYRTFINQNMVQAFTHAAAVVDGEKGGKFQLLEGSVNGEFTELVPDEKIVMKWRFKTWPCEHYATITLNMKDRGNETELKLECKDVPTGEEDRTKEGWKRYYFEAIKQTFGFGARLY